Proteins encoded together in one Streptomyces umbrinus window:
- a CDS encoding IS4 family transposase translates to MAASVSELSGLGLLTWVYPPGLVDRVVAACGCAEQRKRLLPARLVVYFVLGLALFSPAPYLEVMRHLVEGLRNQGLLGAWHVPAKSSLFRARQRLGSEPLRVLFATTAKPMATEATPGAFWRGLRLLAVDGTCWDVADTEANGAAFDRPGSGRGSGRSAFPQVRLAALVEVGSHAVLDAELAGCRTGEVTLVARLPRSLGPGQLVLADREFLGVPLWQAFTATGADLLWRVPANRVLPVTKQFRDGSWLSQVRASSGPARREPVVVRVLAYQVKDQLGEEAAGVYRLVTTLLDARRYPARQLAALYRERWEIESVFAEIKTHQRGARVVLSSKTPDGVRQQIWAHLLVHHALRELMLRTAATRGLDPDQVSFTETLRSARRSVTVTPGSFSP, encoded by the coding sequence GTGGCTGCGAGTGTTTCTGAGTTATCGGGTCTGGGGTTGTTGACCTGGGTGTATCCGCCAGGGTTGGTGGATCGAGTGGTGGCCGCTTGCGGGTGCGCGGAACAACGCAAGCGACTGCTTCCCGCCCGGCTGGTGGTGTATTTCGTACTGGGGCTGGCGCTGTTCTCTCCGGCTCCGTATCTGGAAGTGATGCGGCACCTGGTGGAGGGTCTGCGAAACCAGGGACTGCTCGGCGCCTGGCATGTGCCGGCGAAGTCCTCGCTGTTTCGGGCCCGGCAGCGGCTGGGTTCCGAGCCCTTGCGGGTGCTGTTCGCCACGACGGCCAAGCCGATGGCCACCGAGGCGACGCCCGGGGCGTTCTGGCGTGGCTTGCGGCTGCTGGCGGTGGACGGGACCTGCTGGGACGTCGCGGACACCGAAGCCAACGGGGCCGCCTTCGATCGGCCGGGCAGCGGTCGGGGCTCGGGCAGGAGCGCGTTTCCGCAGGTGCGGCTGGCTGCCCTGGTGGAGGTGGGCAGCCATGCGGTGCTGGACGCGGAACTGGCCGGCTGCCGCACCGGGGAAGTCACCCTGGTGGCCCGTCTGCCGCGGTCGCTCGGCCCGGGCCAACTCGTCCTGGCCGACCGTGAGTTCCTCGGTGTCCCGTTGTGGCAGGCATTCACCGCCACCGGCGCCGATCTCCTGTGGCGGGTGCCCGCGAACCGCGTCCTGCCCGTCACCAAGCAGTTCCGTGACGGGTCATGGCTGTCACAGGTCCGCGCAAGCAGCGGCCCTGCCCGGCGTGAGCCCGTCGTGGTCCGGGTCCTGGCCTACCAGGTCAAGGACCAGCTCGGCGAGGAGGCAGCCGGTGTATACCGCCTGGTCACCACCCTGCTGGACGCCCGTCGGTATCCGGCCCGGCAACTGGCCGCCCTCTACCGCGAACGTTGGGAGATCGAGTCCGTCTTCGCCGAGATCAAAACCCATCAGCGCGGCGCACGCGTCGTCCTCAGCAGCAAAACCCCTGATGGTGTCCGCCAGCAGATCTGGGCACACCTCCTGGTCCACCACGCCTTGCGCGAACTGATGCTGAGAACGGCTGCCACCCGTGGTCTGGACCCCGACCAGGTCTCCTTCACCGAAACCCTGCGCTCCGCCCGGCGCAGCGTGACCGTCACGCCCGGCAGCTTTTCCCCCTGA
- a CDS encoding transposase, which produces MDDDLWALIGPLLPPWPQKAPGPKPMDDRLCLQGILYVLYNDVSWQLLPLELGFGFGQTCWRRLGRWHEAGVFDRLHRLLLAELHAAGELDWSRACVDASHIRAKKGAKAPVRHRSTAGRQAVSTI; this is translated from the coding sequence GTGGACGACGACTTGTGGGCGCTGATCGGGCCGCTGCTGCCGCCGTGGCCGCAGAAGGCGCCTGGTCCGAAGCCGATGGACGACCGGCTCTGCTTGCAGGGCATCTTGTACGTCCTCTACAACGACGTGAGCTGGCAACTGCTGCCGCTGGAGTTGGGGTTCGGCTTCGGTCAGACCTGCTGGCGCCGACTCGGCCGGTGGCATGAGGCCGGTGTCTTCGACCGGTTGCACCGCCTTCTGCTCGCCGAGCTGCACGCGGCCGGCGAGCTGGACTGGTCGCGGGCCTGCGTGGATGCCTCCCACATCCGCGCCAAAAAGGGGGCGAAGGCACCGGTCCGTCACCGGTCGACCGCGGGAAGACAGGCAGTAAGCACCATCTGA
- a CDS encoding Mu transposase domain-containing protein: protein MPPTPYLVAERHLRPVGKDCLIAFGGNLYSVPARKVRPRQLVEIRATKSQVMLHSTVPDPHGETLLATHARAVGRGARVVEETHWDGLPTGKNRRTTTGEVPVQPRHHQPLGEEARSLQALLNRAAATQVVVGRRPLSVYDELTGTRPFTTHRTPKESS from the coding sequence CTGCCGCCAACCCCGTATCTGGTGGCCGAACGGCACCTGCGGCCGGTCGGCAAGGACTGCCTGATCGCGTTCGGCGGCAACCTCTACTCGGTGCCCGCCCGCAAAGTCCGCCCCCGCCAGCTCGTCGAGATCCGGGCCACGAAGTCCCAGGTCATGCTGCATTCCACGGTCCCCGACCCGCACGGCGAAACACTGCTGGCCACACACGCGCGGGCGGTCGGCCGCGGGGCACGCGTGGTCGAGGAAACGCACTGGGACGGCCTGCCCACCGGCAAGAACCGCCGGACGACCACCGGTGAAGTCCCCGTCCAGCCGCGTCACCATCAGCCCCTGGGCGAGGAAGCCAGATCCTTGCAGGCCCTGCTGAACCGGGCTGCCGCCACCCAGGTCGTGGTCGGCCGCCGGCCGTTGTCGGTCTATGACGAACTGACCGGCACCCGCCCCTTCACCACCCACCGCACCCCGAAGGAATCGTCGTGA
- the istB gene encoding IS21-like element helper ATPase IstB codes for MSELTGNRIRTTAGKLGLPHLAETINELTRRADEGKLGYLDFLDLVLSEELAVRDDRRFRQGLRLSRLPHHKTLDEYDFSFQPDLDPRKVKDLATLSFVEAKANAALLGPPGVGKTHIAIALAVAACRAGYSIYFTSLDDMVSNLKAAEAAGRLTSRLRSYLRPSVLVVDEVGYQPLERAEANLVFQVISKRYEKGSIILTSNKTFSEWGQVFGDEVLATAILDRLLNHCEVVPINGPSYRLKNRLQAIERETDVA; via the coding sequence GTGAGCGAGCTGACCGGCAACCGCATCCGCACCACGGCCGGCAAGCTCGGCCTGCCCCATCTCGCGGAAACCATCAACGAGCTCACCCGACGCGCGGACGAGGGAAAGCTCGGCTACCTCGACTTCCTCGACCTGGTCCTCTCCGAGGAACTCGCCGTCCGCGACGACCGCCGATTCCGCCAGGGCCTGCGGCTCTCGAGGCTGCCGCACCACAAAACGCTGGACGAGTACGACTTCTCGTTCCAGCCCGACCTCGACCCGCGCAAGGTCAAAGACCTCGCCACCCTGTCCTTCGTCGAAGCCAAGGCCAACGCCGCCCTGCTCGGGCCGCCCGGAGTCGGCAAGACACACATCGCGATCGCGCTGGCCGTCGCCGCCTGCCGGGCCGGATACTCGATCTACTTCACCAGCCTCGACGACATGGTCAGCAACCTCAAAGCCGCCGAAGCGGCAGGGCGATTGACCAGCAGACTCCGCTCCTACCTGCGGCCAAGCGTCCTGGTGGTCGACGAGGTCGGCTACCAGCCTCTCGAACGCGCCGAGGCGAACCTGGTCTTCCAGGTCATCTCCAAGCGCTACGAGAAGGGCTCGATCATCCTCACCTCGAACAAGACCTTCAGCGAATGGGGCCAGGTCTTCGGCGACGAAGTTCTCGCCACCGCGATCCTCGACCGCCTCCTGAACCACTGCGAAGTCGTCCCGATCAACGGCCCCAGCTACCGGCTCAAGAACCGCCTCCAGGCCATCGAGCGCGAGACGGACGTGGCCTGA
- a CDS encoding non-ribosomal peptide synthetase — MIPLSFAQRRLWFTGQLEGESATYNEPVLLRLSGQLDVEALRAALGDLVARHESLRTVFPSVRGEPYQRVTPTGEVRVLVEYVEVAAGEVGSRAAEAARYAFDLAREIPLRAHLFRTAPEEHVLLLLLHHIAGDGWSMGPMRRDLAEAYNSRLGGAAPQWAPLPVQYSDYTLWQRELLGDRGDAGSVGAHQFEYWRAQLEGLSEELQLPLDRPRSAVASDVGGIHNFCIPSDVHVSLASLAGESQSTMFMVMQAALAALLTRLGSGTDIPIGSVIAGRTDEALEDLIGFFVNTLVLRTDTSGDPSFRRLLERVRSTDLGAYANQDTPFERLVEEFNPTRTSARHPLFQVMFTFQNAEGEHPSFANLSTTWHDVGTGTAKFDLDVGMAETFTSDRQPAGISAHIQYRSELFDHSTVMVIAERLVRLLEGVAADPDLPISQIDVLGTAERELLLGAWNDTAVVFADELTVHELVERQVARVPGAVAVVCGESQLTYRELNARANQLARHLMGQGAGAGSLVAVCLERGPDMIIALLGILKAGAAYVPMDPDYPEQRLEFMLRDTHASLMVTQAALVQRFAGSGVECVLMDRDRPVLDALADADLRPQATPDALAYVIYTSGSTGIPKGVMIEHRSMSNRLQEMRRKYALGGSDRTLQFASVSFDAAAEQIYPTLMSGGCIVLRDSDKWTPARIVREIHDNGITVADLTPSLWQQIIPHLAADPGLGSAFRLMVLGGEQISEDLLGEWFKHTVIPIHNTYGPTETTITSTSHLITQGAPAALIGRPIANTEVYVMDEYGQLAPIGVPGELWIGGVGLARGYLNQPELTREKFVPHPFSADPHARLYRSGDRVRWLPDGNLEFVGRVDHQVKLRGLRIELGEIETVLTSHDQITAAVVMVREDTSGDKRLVAYIAPTAGADPGTPALRAWCKRTLPDYMVPGWFVSLPALPLTPNGKIDRKALPKPPSERPDLADTYTAPRNEIETAIADIWSDVLGIDRIGIHDNFFDLGGHSLLATRVINQIEFLTGLNISLKEFFLAPTVGSLVQKLLDLISSSEADHFVNDDGSGNY, encoded by the coding sequence ATGATTCCGTTGTCGTTTGCTCAGCGTCGCCTGTGGTTCACGGGGCAGCTTGAAGGGGAGAGTGCGACTTACAACGAGCCGGTCTTGCTTCGATTATCGGGGCAGCTCGACGTAGAGGCTCTGCGGGCGGCCCTTGGTGATCTCGTGGCGCGCCATGAGAGTCTGCGGACGGTGTTCCCGTCGGTGAGGGGGGAGCCTTATCAGCGGGTAACGCCGACTGGTGAGGTGAGGGTGCTTGTGGAATATGTCGAGGTGGCGGCAGGGGAGGTGGGTTCCCGGGCGGCTGAGGCCGCGCGTTACGCCTTCGATCTGGCGCGGGAAATCCCTCTCCGGGCGCATTTGTTCCGCACTGCTCCTGAGGAGCATGTGCTGCTTCTGCTTCTGCACCACATTGCGGGTGATGGATGGTCAATGGGCCCGATGCGCCGTGACTTGGCGGAGGCGTACAACTCCCGTCTGGGTGGAGCGGCCCCGCAGTGGGCGCCGCTACCGGTCCAGTACTCTGACTACACGCTGTGGCAGCGTGAGTTGCTGGGTGATAGGGGTGACGCTGGCAGTGTTGGGGCGCACCAGTTTGAGTACTGGCGTGCGCAGCTGGAGGGTCTCTCCGAGGAGCTTCAGCTGCCGCTGGATCGGCCGCGTTCGGCGGTGGCAAGCGACGTCGGCGGTATCCATAATTTTTGTATTCCCTCAGACGTGCATGTGAGTCTGGCGAGTCTGGCGGGTGAGAGCCAGTCGACCATGTTCATGGTGATGCAGGCTGCTCTCGCTGCGTTGCTGACCCGGCTGGGCAGTGGCACGGACATCCCAATCGGGTCCGTGATCGCCGGCCGTACCGACGAGGCCCTGGAAGATTTGATCGGTTTCTTCGTCAACACTCTGGTGCTACGGACCGATACCTCCGGAGACCCGAGCTTCCGTCGACTGCTGGAGCGAGTCCGGTCCACCGATTTGGGCGCTTACGCTAACCAGGACACCCCCTTCGAGCGGCTGGTCGAGGAGTTCAATCCGACCCGTACCTCGGCCCGCCATCCCCTCTTTCAAGTCATGTTCACCTTTCAGAACGCCGAAGGCGAACATCCTAGCTTTGCAAATCTCAGCACCACCTGGCACGACGTCGGTACTGGTACTGCGAAGTTTGACCTCGATGTGGGTATGGCGGAGACGTTCACGTCGGACCGGCAGCCGGCCGGTATCAGCGCGCACATCCAGTACCGTTCGGAGCTCTTCGATCATTCGACGGTGATGGTTATCGCTGAGCGGCTAGTCCGTTTACTGGAGGGGGTTGCTGCTGATCCGGACCTGCCGATCAGCCAGATCGATGTCCTTGGTACTGCGGAGCGGGAGTTGTTGCTGGGGGCGTGGAATGACACGGCGGTTGTCTTTGCCGATGAGCTGACGGTGCATGAGTTGGTTGAGCGGCAGGTGGCCCGGGTGCCGGGTGCGGTTGCGGTGGTCTGCGGGGAGAGTCAGCTCACCTACCGGGAGTTGAACGCGCGGGCCAATCAGCTGGCTCGTCACCTGATGGGGCAGGGAGCGGGTGCCGGGAGTCTGGTCGCGGTGTGTCTGGAGCGCGGCCCGGACATGATCATTGCGCTGCTCGGCATCCTGAAGGCTGGCGCGGCCTACGTGCCGATGGATCCCGACTATCCCGAGCAGCGCCTGGAGTTCATGCTTCGCGACACCCATGCGTCACTGATGGTCACCCAGGCGGCGCTGGTCCAGCGGTTTGCCGGTAGCGGCGTTGAGTGCGTGCTGATGGACCGGGACCGGCCGGTTCTGGACGCTCTCGCCGATGCCGACCTGCGGCCGCAGGCGACCCCCGACGCTCTCGCCTATGTCATCTATACCTCCGGCTCCACCGGGATACCCAAGGGCGTCATGATCGAGCACCGCTCGATGAGCAACCGCCTCCAGGAGATGCGGCGTAAATACGCACTGGGCGGCAGCGACCGGACCCTCCAATTCGCCTCGGTCAGCTTCGATGCTGCGGCCGAACAGATTTACCCCACCCTCATGTCCGGCGGCTGTATCGTCCTGCGCGACAGCGACAAGTGGACACCAGCCCGGATCGTCCGAGAGATTCATGACAACGGGATTACCGTCGCTGATCTCACCCCGTCGCTCTGGCAGCAGATCATCCCCCACCTCGCGGCCGACCCCGGACTGGGCTCAGCTTTCCGTCTCATGGTCCTCGGTGGTGAACAAATATCGGAAGACCTCCTCGGCGAGTGGTTCAAACACACGGTCATCCCCATTCACAACACATACGGACCGACTGAGACCACTATTACTTCTACCTCTCACCTCATTACTCAAGGAGCCCCTGCAGCTCTCATCGGGCGTCCGATTGCGAACACTGAGGTGTACGTGATGGATGAGTACGGGCAGCTCGCACCCATCGGGGTCCCCGGCGAGTTGTGGATCGGTGGGGTCGGCCTCGCACGTGGCTATCTGAACCAGCCCGAGCTCACCCGGGAGAAATTTGTCCCGCACCCCTTCTCCGCGGACCCGCACGCCCGCCTTTACCGCAGCGGCGACCGTGTCCGCTGGCTTCCCGACGGGAACCTCGAATTCGTCGGACGCGTCGACCACCAAGTCAAACTCCGCGGTCTGCGCATCGAACTCGGAGAAATCGAGACAGTACTCACCTCGCATGACCAGATCACCGCCGCCGTCGTCATGGTCCGCGAAGACACTTCCGGTGACAAGCGCCTCGTCGCCTACATCGCACCCACCGCCGGCGCTGACCCGGGCACACCCGCTCTGCGTGCCTGGTGCAAGCGCACCCTTCCCGACTACATGGTCCCCGGATGGTTCGTCAGCCTGCCGGCCCTGCCTCTCACCCCCAACGGCAAGATCGACCGCAAAGCCCTGCCCAAGCCTCCAAGTGAGCGTCCCGACCTCGCCGACACCTACACAGCCCCCCGCAACGAGATCGAAACCGCCATCGCCGACATCTGGTCCGACGTCCTCGGCATCGACCGCATCGGCATCCACGACAACTTCTTCGACCTCGGCGGACACTCACTCCTCGCAACACGAGTCATCAACCAAATCGAGTTCCTCACAGGCCTGAATATTTCCTTGAAGGAATTCTTCCTGGCCCCAACCGTGGGCTCACTGGTGCAAAAGCTTTTGGATCTCATTTCGAGCAGTGAAGCGGATCATTTCGTCAACGATGATGGATCCGGAAATTATTAG